ATGGAAAAAAGTTCTAAAATATATATAGCTGGTCATAGAGGCATGGTAGGGTCAGCAATAGTAAGAAGATTAGAAGAAAATGGATATACAAATATTATATATAGAACTTCAACAGAGCTTGATTTAAGAAATCAAGCTGCTGTTGAAAAATTCTTTAAAGAGGAAAAGCCAGAGTATGTGTTTTTAGCAGCAGCAAAAGTTGGTGGAATTCATGCGAATAACAGTTATCCAGCAGAGTTTATCTATGATAATTTGATGATAGAAACAAATATTATAAACTCTTCTTATAAAAATAAAGTTAAAAAACTACTATTTTTAGGAAGCTCTTGTATATACCCTAAATTTGCACAACAACCTATAAAAGAGGAATATTTATTAACTGGTTCTCTAGAAGAAACAAATGAAGCTTATGCGATAGCAAAAATAACAGGGATAGAATTATGTAAGTTTTATAGAAGACAGTATGGGTGCGATTTTATATCAGCAATGCCAACAAATTTATATGGTATAAATGATAATTTTAATTTAGAAACATCGCATGTTATGCCAGCACTTATTAGAAAGTTTCATGAATCTAAAGTAAACAACTCTAAAGAAGTTGTTATGTGGGGAACTGGAAAACCAAGAAGAGAGTTTATGTATGTTGATGATTTAGCAGATTCTTTAATTCATCTAATGTTAAATTATTCTGATGAAATACATGTGAATCTTGGTACAGGAGAAGATATAGAGATTGGTGAGCTAGCTAACCTTATTAAAGAAATAGTTGATTATGAAGGAGAAATAGTAAATGATTTATCTAAGCCAGATGGAACACCTAGAAAGCTTCTAGATGTAACAAGACTAAATTTAACAGGATTTAAACATAAAGTTGAGTTAAAAGAAGGAATCCAAAGGGTATATGAATGGTTTTTAAAGACTCAGGATGTGAAAAAATGATTTATGCAGTTAATTATTCTGATTTAAATTTTAAAGCTAAACAAAAATTAAATACTAACAGTGCTCTTAAAAATGGATTTAAAAAAGTTTTTGAATATGGTCCAGAAGATTTAGATTTAGATTTTAAAAAGAAAAATGAAGTGATTTTAAAAGAAAAAAGAGGTGGAGGATATTGGATTTGGAAGCCTTATATAATTTTAAAATCTTTAGAAAAAATATCAGAAGGAGATTATTTATTTTATTGTGATTCAGGAGCTATTTTTTTGAAAAATCCTATGGAATTAATTGATTATATGGAGAAAAATAAATTAGACATACTTCCTTTTGAATTGCCATTATTAGAAAAACAATGGACAAAAAGAGAAACTTTTGAAATATTAGATTGTAAGACTAAAAAATATATGAACAGTAATCAAATTTTGGCAACATATTTTATTTTAAAAAAAACAGATTTTACAGTAAAATTTTTCAAAGAATTTTTAGATAAAGTTCAAGATGAAAAATTAGTTACAGACATAAAATATATGACACAATATAAAGAATTTATAGACCATAGACATGATCAATCTATTTTTAGTTTATTATGTAAAAAATATGAAATAATTCCATTTGTAGAGCCTACACAATATGGAGATTATCCATGGTTATATAATCAACATAAAAAATTTATTTTTATTGAAAGTAATGTAAATAGAATCCATTCTAAGAAAATTATATTATCATTAAGGAAGTCTAGTTTAATTAGAATGAAAATAAGAATTTTCATTCTTGATATTTTTGGAGAAAGTATTTTTAACAACTTAAGACAATTTAAGGAAATTTTAAAATGAAAATAAGAAGTAAATTTTTAGAAGAAATATTATTTAATTATATATCAAAAGCTTTTTTAATGGGAGTAGGATTTATATTAATTCCATTAGTAATTAGATATTTAGGAAGTGAAAAATATGGTATTTGGGTAACTGTAATGACGCTAATTTCTTGGGCACAAATAAGTGATTTTGGGATAGGAAATGGACTCAGAAACAAAATAACAGAAAATTATGCAAATAAAAATATTGAGAATTTGAAAAAATATGTTTCAACAGCTTACATAACTTTAACGGGGATATCAGTATTAATATTTTTTTTAGGAATATTAATTTTTTATATTTTAAATTTTCAAAATGTATTTAATACTAATATAAGTGAAGCAGAAATTAAAGTATGTTTAATAATAACATTGTTTAGTTTTTCAGTTAACTTTATATTAGGATTAAGTAAAAATATAGCAAATGCTATTCATAAAAGTTATTTAGTAGGATTTAGTCAAGTTTTTTATTCGATTTTACTGATAATAATGATTTTATTATTATTTAAAATACAAGTAAAAGAAAAATTAATTAGTATATCCTTAATATATTTTATTTCTACGACAATTGCTAATATTGTTTTAAGTATAAAAATATTTCAAGAAAAATATTTTCAACCTAAACTTATAAATTTTGATAAAAATTTAGTAGGTGAAATTTTAGGAGTAGGAATAAAATTTTTTATAATCCAAGTTAGCCTTTTAATATTATTTTCAACAGATTCTATAATAATTACAAAATTTTTGGGACCACAGCAAGTAACTAAATATAGTTTAATTGAAAAAATATTTAGTACAATAGTTAACTTATATTCAATTTTATTGGTTGGATTATGGTCAAAAGTAAGTAAAATAGAAGCTCAAGGAAAATTAAAATCTATAAACAAACTCATGTTGAAATTTAAATTAACATTAATTCCAGTTTTTTTAGTAACATTAGTAATTTTTATTTTTTTTAATAGAATTATATTTATTTGGACAAAAGAAAATCTTTATTATGAATTTTATATAAGATTTGTATTTTTTATTTATACAATGTTAATGGTTTGGTCTGGAATTAGCTTAAATATAGTTAATGGATTAGGAAAATTAAAATTACAAATGTGGTTATATATTATAGCAGCTATTTTTAATATTCCTCTTTCAATATATTTTATAAAATATTTAAATTTAGGAATTATGGGAGTGAAGTTAGCGACTTTAATTTGTCTTTTGCCAATAGGAATTTTAATACCATATCAAGTGAAAAAAATTTTAAATAATTAAAAAAATTCAAGAAAATATCTAGAATGTTAGTATTTAAAAAGTATACAGAAAGAAAAATATAAAGCTTATATCAGTTTCTATTGGATGAAATGATAAAGTAAAATTTACTGCTTTGTTGGAAGATTTTTCCTCTGATGAAACTGGAAATATAATTAGAGATACAAAAACTATAATTTATGAGGTAAATGATAATATTTTGATCTCTTAAAAAAATAGCATACAAGATATAAAAAATATTATTAAATATAATGAGTTAAAAAAATAGGAGTTTTTATGTATGAAGTTTGGTATGTATCTTGTCATGGCTTTGGTCATATAACAAGGTGTATTGCTCAAATAGAAAGAAAATTAGAATCAGATAAGAGTTATAATTGTATAATTATTTGTGAAGAAAATCAAATAGATTTTGTAAAACTTTATTTAAAAGAGTTTTTAGATAGGATTATTTTAAGAGAAGCACTAACGGATATAGGATTAATAAATAAAATTAATAGTTTAGAAGTTGATAAAAAGAAATTAGAGTCTAAATTAAAAATATTTATAAAATCTTGGGATAGTTTATTAAAAAAAGAGATAGAATTTTTAAAAAATTATGAAATAGGAGATATATATTGTGATATATCTCCTATTGGAGTTATAGTTAGTAAAAAGTTAAATAAAAAAATAAATTTAATTACTAATTTTACTTGGTATCAACAATATAAGCATTTGAAATTAGATAATTATATTATTAAAAAATATTTAGAGCTAGATAAAATGATAGATAATTTATATATTTATCCATTAAATTTAGATTTTTCATATATAAACCCTAAAATAATAAAGATGGGGTTTATTTGTAGAAAAATAGATAATAAAAAAATTCAAAATATAAAAGAAAAATATGGTAAATCTATTTTTATATCTTGTGGTAAATCAGCTCAACTTGAAAAAATAGTTGTAAAAAATTTTAAAGGGACAATTTTTACAACAAGTGGAGTAGATGTAGAAAATAAAGACGGAATAGTTATAGAATTACCAGTAGATATACTAGATACTCAAAATTATATAGGAGCATCTGAATTAGTTATAGCAAAAGCTGGTTGGGGAACTGTTGCAGAATGTATATGTAATAAAAAAAGAATGATTTTATTAGAAAGAAAAGGAGTGTTAGAAGATACTCATATAATAAATGAATTGAAAAAAATATCAAATACAAAATCTATAAAAATAGAAAAACTAAAATGTTTAGATTATTTAGATATAAAATAGGGGAAGGATTTGTAAAATGGATAAATTTACATTAAAAAATTACAACAATTGGTTAACATCAGATTATATTGACTTAAAAGATAGAGAAGATTTAGAGAGTATTAAAGAAAATGAGGCAGAAATAGAAGATAGATTTTATACAAACCTTTCTTTTGGAACTGGTGGAATGAGAGGAGTTAGAGGAGTTGGTATCAATAGAATTAACAAATATACTATTAGAAAAGCAACTCAAGGACTTGCTAACTATATTTTAGAGTCTACTGGTGAAATAGGGAAGAAAATGGGCGTTGCTATAGCTTATGATTGTAGAATTGGTTCTGAAGAGTATGCGCTAAATGCTGCTTTGGTTTTAGCTGGAAATGGAATTAAAGCATATCTTTTTAAATCTCTTAGATCAACTCCTGAGCTTTCATTTGCTGTAAGAGAATTAAAGTGTATTGCTGGTATAGTTGTAACAGCTTCTCACAATCCACAAGAGTATAATGGATATAAAGTTTACTGGAATGACGGTTGTCAAATAATTGAACCTCAAGCTAGTGGAGTTGTAAACAGTGTTAATGCTATCAATTCATTTGATGAAATTAAACTTTTAACTAAAGAAACTGCTATTCAAGAAGGACTTTTAGAATATATTTCTGAAGATATGGATACTAAGTTTATTGAGGCTGTTAAAAAGCAAATTATTCATAACGAGATTCCAGGGAAAGAAAATTTTAAAATTGTTTATTCACCATTACATGGAACTGGTGGAAGACCAGTTAAAAGAGTTTTTGATGAAACTGGATTTAAATCGATCTATATAGTAACTGAGCAAGAACAACCTGATGGAAATTTTCCAACTTGTTCATATGCTAATCCAGAGGATCCAGCAGTTTTTAAATTAAGCATAGAGTTAGCAGAGAAAGTTGGAGCCACACTATGTATGGCAAATGACCCTGATGCAGATAGAATTGGTGTAGCAGTAAAGGATGAAAAAGGAGAATGGATCTATCCAAATGGAAACCAGATTGGTCTTCTTTTAATGAATTATATTTTAGAAAACAAAAAAAATATACCTAAAAATTCAGCAGTTGTATCTACCGTAGTTTCAACACCTATGCTAGATATTGTTGCTAAAGAAAAAGGAGTAAAGATTTTTAGAACTTTAACTGGATTTAAATTCATTGGAGAAAAAATCAAAGAGTTCGAAGAGGGAAAATATGATGCTACATTCTTAATGGGTTTTGAAGAGTCTTATGGTTATCTTGTAGGAACACATGCTAGAGATAAAGATGCAGTTGTATCTACTTTATTAATAGCTGAGATGGCGGCTTATTATAGTAGCATTGGATCATCAATTCCAAAAGAATTAAAAAAATTATATGAAAAATTTGGTTACTATAGAGAAGGAATAATTGCTATTACAAAAAAAGGAAAAGATGGTGTTGAAGCTATTAGTAAAATAATGTCAAATCTTAGAGCTAATGTTTCTAACTCTTTACTAGGTAAAGCAATCGTATCAAAAAGAGATTTTAGTCTTGGATATGAAGGGTTACCAAAATCAGATGTTATTCAATTTGTATTAGAGGATAATACATATATTACAGCTAGACCTTCTGGAACAGAACCAAAAATAAAATATTACTTCTGTGTCGTTGGAAAAACAGAGATAGAAGCAAACGAAAAATTAATAAAAATCATGAAAAAGTTTGAGGAGTTTATAGATGAAAAAAGTAACTAAAGCAGTTATACCTGCAGCAGGATTAGGAACTAGAGTGCTACCTGCAACAAAGGCACAACCGAAAGAGATGGTGCGACACGTTGCATAGTGAAAAGCTATGCCACATCTAGAGTTTAGCGATAAACTAAAGATGGAGAACTATATAACTGAGAGGTGGAATGAAGGAGTAACGTCCTGAAACGCCTCCCCTAATACTCCGATATGCGATTAAATTCTAACTAAATTTAGTGGTGTAAAGCTCGGTGAAGTCGGCTGAGAACTACTCCTAACATGTTATGATGAGGAAATGCGAAC
This genomic window from Cetobacterium sp. NK01 contains:
- the fcl gene encoding GDP-L-fucose synthase, which encodes MEKSSKIYIAGHRGMVGSAIVRRLEENGYTNIIYRTSTELDLRNQAAVEKFFKEEKPEYVFLAAAKVGGIHANNSYPAEFIYDNLMIETNIINSSYKNKVKKLLFLGSSCIYPKFAQQPIKEEYLLTGSLEETNEAYAIAKITGIELCKFYRRQYGCDFISAMPTNLYGINDNFNLETSHVMPALIRKFHESKVNNSKEVVMWGTGKPRREFMYVDDLADSLIHLMLNYSDEIHVNLGTGEDIEIGELANLIKEIVDYEGEIVNDLSKPDGTPRKLLDVTRLNLTGFKHKVELKEGIQRVYEWFLKTQDVKK
- a CDS encoding lipopolysaccharide biosynthesis protein, whose translation is MKIRSKFLEEILFNYISKAFLMGVGFILIPLVIRYLGSEKYGIWVTVMTLISWAQISDFGIGNGLRNKITENYANKNIENLKKYVSTAYITLTGISVLIFFLGILIFYILNFQNVFNTNISEAEIKVCLIITLFSFSVNFILGLSKNIANAIHKSYLVGFSQVFYSILLIIMILLLFKIQVKEKLISISLIYFISTTIANIVLSIKIFQEKYFQPKLINFDKNLVGEILGVGIKFFIIQVSLLILFSTDSIIITKFLGPQQVTKYSLIEKIFSTIVNLYSILLVGLWSKVSKIEAQGKLKSINKLMLKFKLTLIPVFLVTLVIFIFFNRIIFIWTKENLYYEFYIRFVFFIYTMLMVWSGISLNIVNGLGKLKLQMWLYIIAAIFNIPLSIYFIKYLNLGIMGVKLATLICLLPIGILIPYQVKKILNN
- a CDS encoding glycosyltransferase: MYEVWYVSCHGFGHITRCIAQIERKLESDKSYNCIIICEENQIDFVKLYLKEFLDRIILREALTDIGLINKINSLEVDKKKLESKLKIFIKSWDSLLKKEIEFLKNYEIGDIYCDISPIGVIVSKKLNKKINLITNFTWYQQYKHLKLDNYIIKKYLELDKMIDNLYIYPLNLDFSYINPKIIKMGFICRKIDNKKIQNIKEKYGKSIFISCGKSAQLEKIVVKNFKGTIFTTSGVDVENKDGIVIELPVDILDTQNYIGASELVIAKAGWGTVAECICNKKRMILLERKGVLEDTHIINELKKISNTKSIKIEKLKCLDYLDIK
- a CDS encoding phospho-sugar mutase, with translation MDKFTLKNYNNWLTSDYIDLKDREDLESIKENEAEIEDRFYTNLSFGTGGMRGVRGVGINRINKYTIRKATQGLANYILESTGEIGKKMGVAIAYDCRIGSEEYALNAALVLAGNGIKAYLFKSLRSTPELSFAVRELKCIAGIVVTASHNPQEYNGYKVYWNDGCQIIEPQASGVVNSVNAINSFDEIKLLTKETAIQEGLLEYISEDMDTKFIEAVKKQIIHNEIPGKENFKIVYSPLHGTGGRPVKRVFDETGFKSIYIVTEQEQPDGNFPTCSYANPEDPAVFKLSIELAEKVGATLCMANDPDADRIGVAVKDEKGEWIYPNGNQIGLLLMNYILENKKNIPKNSAVVSTVVSTPMLDIVAKEKGVKIFRTLTGFKFIGEKIKEFEEGKYDATFLMGFEESYGYLVGTHARDKDAVVSTLLIAEMAAYYSSIGSSIPKELKKLYEKFGYYREGIIAITKKGKDGVEAISKIMSNLRANVSNSLLGKAIVSKRDFSLGYEGLPKSDVIQFVLEDNTYITARPSGTEPKIKYYFCVVGKTEIEANEKLIKIMKKFEEFIDEKSN